The following is a genomic window from Rhodopirellula islandica.
CCCTACGTGGAGATGACTGCCGACGCGATGCAGGTTTTCGGTGCGGAGGTGGACTTGCAGTGGCCAGCTTCCGCCGAGGGAGATGTGCTGGTTCAGATCGGTGGCGACTACGACTCGATCGGTTGGGACATCGAACCGGATGCTTCCGCAGCCAGCTATTTCTGGGCCGCCGCGGCGATTTCGGGCGGCGACGTCACGGTCAAGGGGCTCAGCCGAGCAGCGACCCAAGGGGACGTGGCCTTCGTGGATGTCCTGGAAATGATGGGGTGCCAGATCGAAGAAAGTGACGATTCCATCCGCGTCATCGCGACGGAATTGCCCGGCGGAAAGCTTTGCGGCGTGGACGTGGACATGAACGCAATCAGCGACACCGTGCAAACGCTGGCGATGGTCGCACTGTTTGCTAGCTCGCCAACTCGTGTTCGCGGTGTGGCTCACAATCGTTTCAAAGAGACGGATCGGATCGGCGACTTGGCCTGCGAGCTTCGCAAGTTGGGAGCGACGATCCATGAACACGAGGACGGGATGACCATTCATCCGCTGAGCGAGCCTGTGGTCAGTGAGTCCAGCCCCGTGCGGCTGGACACCTACCATGATCACCGAATGGCGATGAGCTTTTCGTTGGCGGGACTGCGGTTGGGCGGCATCGAAATCGAGAACCCTGCCTGCACAGGGAAGACCTATCCCAATTACTGGGCGGATCTGGAGCAGTTGATCGGTCGGGCTCACCACTGGACCGCGGAATAGTTGCGGGAGAACAAGGATGGCGCTCTTAGTGACCTGCGACATCGGTGGCGACCGGATCCCAGAATCACTGCGCGAGCTGCTGGTTCACTCGGGGTGGCCGGCGGCATTTCCTGGCACAGCTTCCGTTCTCAGTGACGAGGACCGGTCCCGATTGTCTCCTCCATTGATTGATCGTGACGCTGGTTTTGCCTCGCGGATGATCGCCGAGCACGCCGGGTGTGATTTGATAGCAAATCCGTATCGGGCGGACTTGGTCGATGTGGGGCGATCGGTCCATCACCGTCATCTCTTTCGCCCGTCGATCCGGAAGTTGTCCGTTCAGGTTCGCAAAGCGATTTTGGCGGAAATCCGCACGCCTTATCGAGAGGCAGTGCGGCGGCAAATCAGCGAGATGATGCTGCAGTCTCCCTACGTCGTGCATCTGTCGGTTCGCACGTTTGCCGCACGAGCCGCATCCGGCCAGTGGCAGCGGGGTGATGTCGGGTTGCTGTACGATCCCAGCCGCCGCGACGAGCTGGATTGGTGCCTGGACCTGTCCGACGAGCTGTATTTCGCGATGCCCGATTTGCGTGTCCGCCGCAATCATCCGGGCCGCGGCACGAATGATTCGTTGACCAAGGCGATGAGAAAGCATTTCCACGACGTGCACTA
Proteins encoded in this region:
- the aroA gene encoding 3-phosphoshikimate 1-carboxyvinyltransferase, with the translated sequence MNSITELPSNAIATVRVIPGGPVHGSIRPPGSKSLTNRALLMAAFGNGTSQLSGALVSEDTHVMTDSLRKIGVEIESLDAGRTLVVNGITASPESEGPHELFIANSGTTIRFLTAALSALGGNYILSGVPRMHERPIGDLIDALSPVVDGRIEAVSEGGCPPVHIQTAGWESHELKVGGSVSSQYLSGLMMAAPLASRQSGQTVTIRVVGELVSRPYVEMTADAMQVFGAEVDLQWPASAEGDVLVQIGGDYDSIGWDIEPDASAASYFWAAAAISGGDVTVKGLSRAATQGDVAFVDVLEMMGCQIEESDDSIRVIATELPGGKLCGVDVDMNAISDTVQTLAMVALFASSPTRVRGVAHNRFKETDRIGDLACELRKLGATIHEHEDGMTIHPLSEPVVSESSPVRLDTYHDHRMAMSFSLAGLRLGGIEIENPACTGKTYPNYWADLEQLIGRAHHWTAE
- a CDS encoding N-formylglutamate amidohydrolase, with the protein product MALLVTCDIGGDRIPESLRELLVHSGWPAAFPGTASVLSDEDRSRLSPPLIDRDAGFASRMIAEHAGCDLIANPYRADLVDVGRSVHHRHLFRPSIRKLSVQVRKAILAEIRTPYREAVRRQISEMMLQSPYVVHLSVRTFAARAASGQWQRGDVGLLYDPSRRDELDWCLDLSDELYFAMPDLRVRRNHPGRGTNDSLTKAMRKHFHDVHYLGVELVLNRAWAARPVRRRGEVLRSLARAIRDVTPEATQRAA